GAGAGCTTCGACGGCACCGACGCCAGCCTCGCGCTGGCGATAGAGAACGCCGAGCGCGTCGGATCGACGGTTCTCGAAAAACTGCTCGAGACGGATCCGCTCGGGATCCGTCCGTAATCGGAACGCGGTCAGGCGCGCCGGGGTTCGGTCGCGCCAGCGACGTCCTCGTCGAGACGACGGCCGCCGTAGGCGACGGCGACCATCGAGAGCCCGGTCGTCAGGAGACTGATCCCGACGAGCAGTCCGATCGCCCAGGCCGCGTCGGCGGGGAAGCCGGCCCAGAGCAGCCCAGCGAGGACGATCGACGCCACTCCGCTGGCCGCGATCCACCCTCGTCCGCTGCCGTCGCTCATCCGCAGGCTCGCCGCGAGCTCCGCGATCCCCTCGACGAGCAGGTAGGCGGTTGCCAGGATCGTCAGACTCAGCAGTCCGACGATCGGATCCGCGAGGATGACGATCCCGGCGACGGCCGAGACGGCCGCCAGGGCCAGCTGCCAGAGCGACCCCCGCCAGCCGCGTGCGGTGAACGCGTGTCCGGCGTGGACGACTGCGCCGACGAGCAACAACGCGCCCACGAGGACGCCCATCGCGATTCCGGTCGCGAACGGAAGGGTCATCGCGAGCAGTCCGAGC
This genomic window from Natronococcus occultus SP4 contains:
- a CDS encoding HdeD family acid-resistance protein, which gives rise to MSETETSTEPDAFSLRRNWRTLALAGGVVALLGLLAMTLPFATGIAMGVLVGALLLVGAVVHAGHAFTARGWRGSLWQLALAAVSAVAGIVILADPIVGLLSLTILATAYLLVEGIAELAASLRMSDGSGRGWIAASGVASIVLAGLLWAGFPADAAWAIGLLVGISLLTTGLSMVAVAYGGRRLDEDVAGATEPRRA